One Helicobacter cetorum MIT 00-7128 DNA window includes the following coding sequences:
- the ccoG gene encoding cytochrome c oxidase accessory protein CcoG: MLDATNHFLKSFRLKRYIGYALIFLALVITPFIRIDGAHLFLISFEYKQVHFLGKIWNASEMQIMPFMVILLFIGVFFITTMLGRVWCGWACPQTFLRVLYRDVIETKIFKLHKKINNKQEMAQDTLSYKLRKMLSILLFAPIVAGLMMVFFFYFIAPEDFFLYLKNPSEHAIAMGFWLVSALVVLFDIVVVAERFCIYLCPYARVQSVLYDNDTLNPIYNEERGGVVYEPNGVLNPLPPKKRSADNECVNCRHCVQVCPTHIDIRKGLQLECINCLECVDACTITMSKYNRPSLIQWTSTNATIKHEKVRLMRLKTIAYIVVIAIVVGLLAITSFKKERMLLDINRNSDLYELRSSGYVDNDYVFLFNNTDIKNHSFYFKILGHDEIKIKKPLEPITIKAGQKIKAVVILRKPLENHAQVTERHIKRTRDAITPIKIQAYSIDDKNITIERETIFIAPNSSKD, encoded by the coding sequence ATGCTTGATGCGACTAATCATTTTTTAAAATCATTTCGTTTGAAACGCTATATAGGGTATGCTCTAATTTTTTTAGCTTTGGTTATTACGCCTTTTATTCGCATTGATGGAGCACATTTATTTTTAATCTCGTTTGAGTATAAACAAGTGCATTTTTTAGGCAAGATTTGGAATGCCTCTGAAATGCAAATCATGCCTTTTATGGTTATTTTGCTTTTTATTGGTGTCTTTTTTATCACTACAATGTTGGGTCGTGTGTGGTGTGGGTGGGCTTGCCCGCAAACCTTTTTAAGAGTGCTGTATAGAGATGTGATTGAAACTAAGATTTTTAAACTCCATAAAAAGATTAATAATAAGCAAGAAATGGCTCAAGACACTTTAAGCTACAAGTTACGCAAAATGCTGAGTATTTTGTTATTCGCCCCTATTGTGGCAGGGTTAATGATGGTTTTTTTCTTTTACTTTATCGCTCCAGAAGATTTTTTTCTCTATCTTAAAAATCCTAGCGAACACGCTATTGCTATGGGTTTTTGGCTTGTAAGTGCGTTAGTAGTGTTATTTGATATTGTAGTGGTTGCAGAGCGTTTTTGTATCTATCTATGCCCTTATGCAAGGGTGCAATCGGTGTTGTATGACAATGACACTTTAAACCCTATCTATAACGAAGAGCGAGGGGGTGTTGTTTATGAACCTAATGGTGTGTTAAACCCCTTGCCTCCTAAAAAGCGTAGTGCAGATAATGAATGCGTGAATTGCAGGCATTGCGTGCAAGTTTGCCCTACTCATATTGATATTAGAAAGGGCTTACAATTAGAATGTATCAATTGCTTAGAATGCGTAGATGCTTGCACGATAACGATGTCTAAATACAACCGCCCATCACTCATTCAATGGACTTCAACAAACGCTACGATTAAGCATGAAAAAGTGCGCTTAATGCGTTTAAAAACCATAGCTTACATAGTGGTTATTGCCATTGTAGTAGGTCTATTAGCTATCACTTCGTTTAAAAAAGAACGCATGTTATTAGACATTAATCGCAATAGTGATTTATATGAATTACGCTCTAGTGGGTATGTGGATAATGATTATGTTTTTTTATTTAATAATACTGACATTAAAAATCATAGTTTTTACTTTAAAATTTTAGGGCATGATGAAATTAAGATTAAAAAACCCTTAGAGCCTATCACTATTAAAGCGGGGCAAAAGATTAAGGCGGTAGTGATTTTAAGAAAACCCTTAGAAAATCATGCGCAAGTTACAGAGCGCCATATCAAGCGCACTAGAGATGCAATTACCCCTATTAAGATACAAGCTTATAGCATAGATGATAAGAATATTACTATAGAGAGAGAAACGATATTTATCGCTCCAAATAGCTCCAAAGATTAA
- a CDS encoding saccharopine dehydrogenase family protein, translating to MHTVLQIGAGGVGGVVAHKMGLNRDIFKNIILASRSLDKCQAIRESMLKRGLGDITIEQVNADDVQALVALINKYKPKVVINVALPYQDLTIMQACLETKTHYIDTANYEHPDLAKFEYKEQWAFDKAYKEAGILGVLGAGFDPGVTNAYVAHAQKHHFDTIYTLDILDCNAGDHKRPFATNFNPEINLREVSSKGRYYENGKWVETKPLEIKKVWAYPQVGEMDSYLLYHEELESLVKNIKGLRRARFFMTFSQNYLNHMKCLENVGMLGIKEVEHQGVKIVPIQFLKTLLPDPATLAKDTTGKTNIGCYMTGIKNNQDKTLYIYNVCDHKKCYEEVGSQAISYTTGVPAMCAAKMICNDTWSVEQFKAGVFNIEELNTDPFMEELTKQGLPYEVIER from the coding sequence TTGCACACAGTATTACAAATTGGAGCTGGTGGCGTAGGCGGTGTCGTAGCACATAAAATGGGCTTAAATAGAGATATTTTTAAAAACATTATCTTAGCAAGCCGAAGCCTAGATAAATGCCAAGCAATTAGAGAGAGTATGTTAAAAAGGGGGCTTGGAGACATCACAATTGAACAAGTCAATGCAGATGATGTTCAAGCCTTAGTAGCGTTAATCAATAAATACAAGCCTAAAGTCGTTATCAATGTGGCTTTACCTTATCAAGATTTAACGATAATGCAAGCATGTTTAGAAACTAAAACGCATTATATTGATACCGCTAATTACGAACATCCAGATTTAGCGAAGTTTGAGTATAAAGAGCAATGGGCGTTTGATAAAGCCTATAAAGAGGCGGGGATTTTAGGGGTTTTAGGGGCTGGGTTTGACCCGGGCGTAACGAATGCTTATGTCGCTCACGCTCAAAAACACCATTTTGACACTATCTATACTTTAGATATTTTGGATTGTAATGCGGGAGACCACAAACGCCCTTTTGCAACCAACTTTAACCCTGAAATTAATTTAAGAGAAGTCAGCTCTAAAGGGCGCTATTATGAAAATGGCAAGTGGGTTGAAACCAAACCTTTAGAAATCAAAAAAGTATGGGCTTATCCCCAAGTTGGTGAGATGGATTCTTATCTTTTATACCATGAAGAATTAGAATCATTAGTTAAAAACATTAAGGGCTTAAGAAGGGCAAGATTCTTTATGACTTTCTCTCAAAATTATCTTAACCACATGAAGTGCTTAGAAAATGTTGGCATGTTAGGCATTAAAGAAGTAGAACATCAAGGCGTAAAAATCGTGCCAATACAATTTTTAAAGACTTTACTTCCTGACCCAGCGACCTTAGCCAAAGACACTACCGGCAAAACCAACATTGGGTGTTATATGACCGGAATTAAAAACAATCAAGATAAAACGCTCTACATCTATAATGTGTGCGACCATAAAAAATGCTATGAAGAAGTAGGCTCACAAGCTATAAGCTATACTACCGGCGTGCCAGCCATGTGTGCAGCTAAAATGATTTGTAATGACACTTGGAGTGTGGAGCAGTTTAAAGCAGGGGTGTTTAACATAGAAGAGTTAAACACTGACCCCTTTATGGAAGAATTGACTAAACAAGGCTTGCCTTATGAAGTGATTGAGCGTTAA
- the gltS gene encoding sodium/glutamate symporter: MQEIKLDVYATLVCMVLVLLLGRYVISKIKFLRDYDIPEPVVGGVLVAFFIMLAHQFYDFDLQFDSSLKDPLMLTFFITIGLSADFKSLQKGGKMLAVFLLVVVGFVVCQDIVGVAVASLLGVNPLMGLLGGSIALVGGHGTSAAWANSFTQAPYDFSSSLEVGMVCATFGLVSGGIIGGPVAKYLISKYKLEPKDTKEKDALEGIVSKGFETPKEERLITASSFVESLALIAIALLVGTFLSHLMPKSFTLPTFVLCLFVGVILRNALSFFKIHSVFDREVSVIGNVSLSLFLAYALMSVNLLELLKLAVPLAVILTTQVVFMILYVVLVTFRACGKDYDAAVLCAGHCGFGLGATPTAMVNMQTITNHYGHSHVAFIVVPLVGAFFIDIINALVIKGFLSLPFFPS; the protein is encoded by the coding sequence TTGCAAGAAATTAAACTAGATGTTTACGCTACTTTGGTGTGTATGGTCTTAGTGTTATTGCTTGGACGCTATGTTATTTCTAAGATAAAATTTTTAAGAGATTATGATATTCCAGAACCTGTTGTGGGTGGGGTTTTAGTAGCATTCTTTATCATGTTAGCCCACCAATTTTATGATTTTGATTTGCAATTTGATTCTTCTTTAAAAGACCCTTTAATGCTGACTTTCTTCATTACTATTGGCTTGAGTGCGGATTTCAAATCTTTGCAAAAAGGCGGGAAAATGCTTGCAGTTTTCTTGCTTGTGGTAGTGGGGTTTGTAGTGTGTCAAGATATTGTAGGTGTTGCTGTAGCAAGTCTTTTGGGGGTGAATCCTTTAATGGGACTTTTAGGGGGTTCTATTGCTTTAGTGGGAGGGCATGGCACAAGTGCGGCATGGGCTAATTCTTTCACACAAGCTCCCTATGATTTTAGCTCAAGCTTGGAAGTGGGCATGGTGTGTGCGACCTTTGGATTGGTGAGTGGGGGGATTATTGGAGGGCCTGTTGCAAAATATTTGATTTCTAAATACAAATTAGAGCCAAAAGATACTAAAGAAAAAGACGCTCTTGAAGGTATTGTCTCCAAAGGTTTTGAAACCCCTAAAGAAGAGCGCTTAATCACTGCATCAAGTTTTGTAGAGTCTTTAGCCTTGATTGCGATTGCTCTATTAGTAGGGACTTTTTTATCTCATTTAATGCCTAAGAGTTTCACTCTACCCACTTTTGTATTATGCTTGTTTGTGGGGGTTATTTTAAGAAATGCTTTATCGTTTTTCAAAATCCATAGCGTGTTTGATAGAGAAGTTTCTGTAATAGGTAATGTAAGTTTGAGCTTGTTTTTAGCTTATGCTTTAATGAGCGTAAATTTATTAGAATTGTTAAAACTTGCTGTGCCATTAGCGGTTATTTTAACGACTCAAGTGGTGTTTATGATACTTTATGTGGTTCTTGTAACCTTTAGAGCATGTGGCAAAGATTATGATGCGGCGGTGCTATGTGCTGGGCATTGTGGTTTTGGACTTGGAGCAACCCCAACGGCTATGGTGAATATGCAAACTATCACCAACCACTACGGACATTCGCATGTGGCATTTATCGTAGTGCCGTTAGTAGGAGCGTTTTTTATTGACATTATTAACGCTTTAGTGATTAAAGGGTTTTTGTCTTTGCCCTTTTTTCCTAGTTAA
- a CDS encoding bifunctional diaminohydroxyphosphoribosylaminopyrimidine deaminase/5-amino-6-(5-phosphoribosylamino)uracil reductase translates to MRLYESLLETCLNKAWEYQTLALENPSVACMVLDKDNEILSLEVHKKAKTSHAEVLASKTALKILRPELKSDLDQIEDPKTLSDFLKKYHHNAFKDCTFLVTLEPCNSYGKTPACSELLEILKPKRVVIATEECEAKKGGLERLKKAHIEVLICKNLEKKANDLLLPFRIMEKQGRFNLFKLALRMNGDYKHGKITGEKSTIFTHNQRAVCNSLIISGNTIRVDNPLLDTRFSDSFYQTKAPNIAILSKHSIHSNLRVFSVPNRLVNVYHNPKDLPLNKGFNLIEGGWELFESLREQVDMLLLHSHASMISKAFNSFILKTPFKGRLLHTQLLENEALLWIANS, encoded by the coding sequence ATGAGACTTTATGAGAGTTTATTAGAAACTTGTTTGAATAAGGCATGGGAATATCAAACTCTAGCTTTAGAAAACCCTAGCGTAGCTTGCATGGTGCTAGATAAAGACAATGAAATTCTAAGTCTAGAAGTGCATAAAAAGGCTAAAACTTCGCATGCAGAAGTCCTAGCCTCTAAAACGGCTCTAAAAATATTAAGACCTGAGCTAAAAAGCGACTTAGACCAAATAGAAGACCCTAAAACTTTAAGTGATTTTTTAAAAAAATACCACCACAACGCTTTTAAAGATTGCACTTTTTTAGTAACCTTAGAGCCATGCAATTCTTATGGTAAAACTCCAGCTTGTAGTGAATTATTAGAAATTTTAAAGCCTAAAAGAGTCGTTATTGCCACAGAAGAGTGTGAAGCTAAAAAAGGGGGTTTAGAAAGGCTAAAAAAAGCCCATATTGAAGTTTTAATTTGTAAGAATTTAGAAAAAAAGGCTAATGACTTGCTTTTGCCCTTTAGAATAATGGAAAAACAAGGGCGTTTTAATTTATTTAAACTCGCTTTAAGAATGAATGGGGATTATAAGCATGGTAAAATCACTGGTGAAAAAAGCACCATTTTTACGCATAATCAGCGAGCCGTTTGTAATTCTCTCATAATCTCTGGTAATACAATAAGAGTGGATAACCCTTTGCTAGATACTCGTTTTTCTGATAGCTTTTATCAAACAAAAGCCCCTAATATCGCTATTTTGTCTAAGCATTCTATCCATTCTAATTTAAGAGTTTTTTCTGTGCCTAATCGCTTGGTAAATGTCTATCATAACCCTAAAGATTTGCCCCTAAATAAAGGGTTCAACCTTATTGAAGGGGGGTGGGAATTATTTGAGAGCTTAAGAGAGCAAGTGGATATGTTACTCTTACACTCTCATGCATCTATGATTAGCAAGGCTTTTAACTCATTTATTTTAAAAACCCCTTTCAAAGGGCGTTTATTACACACACAACTTTTGGAAAATGAAGCCCTTTTATGGATAGCAAACTCTTAA
- a CDS encoding tRNA1(Val) (adenine(37)-N6)-methyltransferase has product MDSKLLRLYQPLNAYSYNSDSLFLYDFLRPFVKTHDKILDIGSGCGILGLLCARDNPLANIHLVEKDSKMAFCSQKNALKFPNTQVFETNFLVFNPPTLYDIIVCNPPFYALGSIKSMTKGHARHQSELDFFSLVSKVKKCLKPKGYFIFCYEALSLCLVIESLKGVKLTLETLRFVQSFKDKNAHLMLGVARNNSKSALKVLPPLITHNSKNQSDNTKEVLKIYQTCNTYSIKVPLD; this is encoded by the coding sequence ATGGATAGCAAACTCTTAAGGTTATACCAGCCCTTAAACGCCTATTCTTATAACAGCGATTCGCTTTTTTTATACGATTTTTTACGCCCCTTTGTTAAAACGCACGATAAAATTTTAGATATAGGCTCAGGGTGTGGGATTTTAGGCTTATTGTGTGCGAGAGATAACCCACTAGCAAACATACACCTAGTAGAAAAGGATAGTAAAATGGCGTTTTGTTCTCAAAAAAACGCCCTAAAATTTCCTAACACTCAAGTGTTTGAAACTAACTTTTTAGTTTTCAACCCCCCTACTTTGTATGACATTATTGTGTGTAATCCCCCTTTTTATGCCTTAGGTTCTATTAAATCTATGACTAAAGGGCATGCAAGACACCAAAGCGAATTAGACTTTTTTTCCCTTGTTTCTAAGGTTAAAAAATGTTTGAAACCTAAGGGGTATTTTATTTTTTGTTATGAAGCCTTATCACTTTGTCTAGTCATAGAGAGTTTAAAGGGTGTTAAACTCACTTTAGAGACCTTAAGATTTGTTCAAAGTTTTAAAGATAAAAACGCCCACTTAATGCTTGGAGTGGCTAGGAATAATTCTAAATCCGCTTTAAAAGTCTTACCCCCCCTAATCACGCATAATTCCAAAAATCAAAGCGATAACACCAAAGAAGTTTTAAAAATCTATCAAACTTGTAACACTTATTCTATTAAAGTGCCTTTAGATTAA
- a CDS encoding heavy metal translocating P-type ATPase, translated as MKCSHCQLEFKESELFKETINHKELVFCCTGCARVYALLLDLNLESFYDKLGTSTLAPVVSENAISSLELEQALEENNRGDYILNLLLEKTHCTACLWLNQKVLERLKGVKKVSVNFTTQHLQIVFDKSLNPKEIIQKIESLGYGAKIYNAKNYALKAQKEQRSYLLTLSIGFFATMNLMFIAVAKYASYANSMDKLMQRNLDIVSLLLSLLVLVVVGRFFIKGAFYGLKNGVFGMDLSVSFGALSAFVYSIYAMLNSQETYFEASSTILTLVFGSKFLELKARLFANEKCLALESHEIHSVIVVENDKHIEKHPKDVAIGSIVFVPSGAKIALDGELLSSASVDASLISGEFKPLELGLNDKILGGYVNVGVPFSYQVSANFQNSRLSSLLETLKKSFLEKPLIESSANKIADIFSKAVLFLSFLSFVLWQFGLGANFEKALMVCISVLVISCPCAFALATPIALVIGVFKNPLIVFKEALFLETLAKVKKIFIDKTGTLTQKEVLLKESIIYESFDERFLKSLLKTREHLAHSAIIKSLDCDEVVLEKMEFFAHGLKAHYQNETFLVGSLKFLDSMGVNLKIKEEIKKSTNIMVGFAKNKTLQAVFILEERLKSNAKEVIQTLRNKGLELEILSGDNENSVKNCAKQLGISNYQANLKPEDKAQIVSSYKGVCAMIGDGNNDALALKRANVSLGFEKSALSKSACDILLLEEDLSLLEKALSNAKKVYKIVLQNIALSLIYNAILIPVAMLGYINPLIASLSMSASSLIVVLNSLRLKRS; from the coding sequence ATGAAATGTTCGCATTGTCAGTTAGAGTTTAAAGAAAGTGAGCTTTTTAAAGAGACTATCAATCATAAAGAATTAGTTTTTTGTTGCACGGGGTGTGCTAGGGTGTATGCGTTATTATTAGATTTGAATTTAGAAAGCTTTTATGACAAATTAGGCACTTCTACTTTAGCCCCTGTAGTGAGTGAAAATGCCATTAGCTCTTTGGAATTAGAACAAGCATTAGAAGAGAATAATAGGGGCGATTATATTCTTAATCTTTTATTAGAAAAAACCCATTGCACTGCGTGTTTATGGCTCAATCAAAAGGTTTTAGAGCGTTTAAAGGGGGTTAAAAAAGTGAGCGTGAATTTCACAACGCAACATTTACAAATTGTGTTTGACAAATCCTTAAACCCTAAAGAAATTATTCAAAAAATTGAGAGCTTGGGCTATGGAGCTAAAATCTATAATGCTAAAAATTACGCCTTAAAAGCTCAAAAAGAGCAACGCTCTTACTTGCTTACTTTAAGTATAGGGTTTTTTGCAACCATGAATTTGATGTTTATTGCGGTTGCCAAATATGCGAGTTATGCTAATAGCATGGACAAGCTTATGCAAAGAAACCTAGATATTGTCTCACTACTTTTAAGCTTATTAGTGCTAGTGGTTGTGGGGCGATTTTTTATTAAGGGGGCGTTTTATGGGCTAAAAAATGGCGTTTTTGGTATGGATTTGAGCGTGTCTTTTGGGGCGTTATCGGCGTTTGTTTATTCTATTTATGCCATGCTTAACTCACAAGAGACTTATTTTGAAGCTAGTAGCACGATTTTAACCCTTGTTTTTGGCTCTAAGTTTTTGGAATTAAAGGCTAGGTTGTTTGCGAATGAAAAATGCCTAGCTTTAGAATCGCATGAAATTCATAGCGTGATAGTTGTAGAAAATGACAAGCATATTGAAAAACACCCTAAAGATGTCGCTATAGGTTCTATTGTTTTTGTGCCTAGTGGAGCTAAAATCGCATTAGATGGAGAGCTTTTAAGTAGTGCAAGTGTAGATGCGTCCTTAATTAGTGGGGAGTTTAAGCCTTTGGAATTAGGGCTTAATGATAAGATTTTAGGGGGTTATGTGAATGTGGGCGTGCCTTTTAGCTATCAAGTTAGTGCGAATTTTCAAAACTCACGCCTTTCTAGTTTATTAGAAACCTTAAAAAAGAGTTTTTTAGAAAAGCCCTTAATTGAGAGTAGTGCGAATAAAATTGCAGATATTTTTTCTAAAGCGGTGTTGTTTTTATCCTTTTTAAGTTTTGTGCTATGGCAATTTGGTTTGGGGGCTAATTTTGAAAAAGCTTTAATGGTGTGTATTAGTGTTTTAGTGATAAGTTGTCCTTGTGCGTTTGCACTAGCTACACCTATTGCCTTAGTGATAGGGGTATTTAAAAACCCTTTGATTGTGTTTAAAGAAGCGTTGTTTTTAGAGACTTTAGCAAAAGTCAAAAAAATCTTTATAGATAAAACCGGCACACTCACTCAAAAAGAAGTCCTTTTAAAAGAGAGCATTATTTATGAAAGTTTTGATGAAAGGTTTTTAAAGAGTCTTTTAAAAACTAGAGAGCATTTAGCCCATAGTGCTATCATTAAATCATTAGATTGTGATGAGGTTGTCTTAGAAAAAATGGAGTTTTTTGCTCATGGGTTAAAAGCACATTATCAAAACGAAACCTTTCTAGTAGGGAGTTTGAAGTTTTTAGATTCTATGGGAGTTAATTTAAAAATCAAAGAAGAGATTAAGAAAAGCACGAATATTATGGTAGGCTTTGCTAAAAATAAGACCTTACAAGCGGTATTTATCTTAGAAGAGCGTTTGAAGTCTAATGCTAAAGAAGTTATTCAAACTTTACGAAATAAGGGTTTAGAATTAGAAATTTTAAGTGGGGATAATGAAAACTCTGTCAAAAATTGTGCAAAACAATTAGGGATTTCTAATTATCAAGCGAACTTGAAGCCTGAAGATAAGGCTCAAATAGTAAGTTCTTATAAAGGTGTGTGTGCCATGATAGGCGATGGCAATAATGACGCCCTAGCCCTAAAAAGAGCAAATGTTTCATTAGGGTTTGAAAAAAGTGCTTTAAGTAAGAGTGCGTGTGATATTTTGCTTTTAGAAGAAGATTTGAGTTTGTTAGAAAAAGCACTAAGTAATGCTAAAAAAGTCTATAAGATAGTGTTACAAAATATTGCTTTAAGTTTGATTTACAACGCCATTTTAATTCCTGTAGCTATGCTAGGGTATATCAACCCTTTAATAGCGAGCTTAAGCATGAGTGCTAGTTCTTTGATAGTAGTGTTAAATTCTTTGAGATTAAAGCGTTCTTAA
- a CDS encoding CopD family copper resistance protein, translated as MTAIYPYILVVHLLCAIIFIGYLFFDMVIFPNVKKMYGEEFANKANMGITKRAIKIMPLCVLTLVITGGMMLSQYVGGDKGWCETPFQKVLMVKVILALSIFALVLFSLSCKFLGKKNPIGNYIHHIALTFGFLIAILAKLMWFA; from the coding sequence ATGACAGCGATTTATCCCTATATCTTGGTAGTGCATTTATTGTGTGCGATTATTTTTATTGGATATTTATTTTTTGATATGGTAATTTTCCCTAATGTGAAGAAAATGTATGGCGAAGAGTTTGCTAACAAAGCCAATATGGGTATCACTAAAAGAGCGATTAAGATTATGCCCTTATGCGTTTTAACGCTTGTTATTACAGGGGGTATGATGCTTAGCCAATATGTGGGGGGTGATAAGGGTTGGTGTGAAACCCCTTTTCAAAAAGTGCTTATGGTTAAAGTGATTTTGGCTTTAAGCATTTTTGCTTTGGTGCTTTTTTCTTTATCTTGCAAGTTTTTAGGCAAGAAAAATCCTATCGGTAATTATATCCATCATATCGCTTTAACTTTTGGCTTTTTAATTGCTATTTTGGCAAAACTTATGTGGTTTGCTTAA